The nucleotide window aaatttttgattttcacaaaattaaagcGGTGAAAACTTATTATTTtattccataagcttcaaaaacAACTCCCACTAGtagtaggccaaaagaatattataaaagtttgagagtgcgaatatctgtcctagaggcgcattctaccttaaaacataaaagtaaagatgcaggTTTGCTGTGAAAGAACATACGTCAACGCAGACATATCAAAACCAATGGCTATCACGTGACGGTTTTGATGATAttcaaatctgaccaatcaagTGTCACACACGATGACGTAGCTGGTGTTGGTGTAGATAAGCTTAACCACCATATTGCAGTGAGAAATATACTAAGAGTCAAGACAGCTGTATATCACGTCATCGTAAGCCAGGTAACATTATATTTTCTTCCGTGAAAGCCcttgaaaaagaaatgtttcatattttaatccgtttttaaatgatttgaacGATTTCCGTGCGATTGCTTCACTAATTCAGGAGTTAAACGATCTTCATGTGtatatgatttcaaaaatagACTCTTTGGGTGCTCTGTAAAGTGTACAAGTTTTTTGACGATAGCATAAATTATTAGCAAGTCGACGACAATATTTAGTATGTATTCTATGTTGAAGACTTATTGTGCTTAACATTTCATAAAAGACGTACCTAAACATTGGTAGTTTTGAGAACTTTCAAATGGGTCAAGAATCCTATATGTTTTAAAAGCATGGCCTTCCAGGTAGGAATTTCATGtgcaatttgtttgtttgtccgtTAATCCGTCAATTCTTCCTCCTCTTTACCCGTTCTTCATTTGCTCCTTCTCCTCAATACCAAAGGTAAGGAATATATAGCGATGAAAATGAGGTTGACGCTTGTGATAGTGTCCGTTATGATCGCTTCGGCGGTGGCGTTTCCGAGAAAGGCGTTCTACAGAGCCCAGCCGGACAAGCGTATCCCGGACGCTACATAGTCGGAATCGAGGTAAATGTTTTGCACTCTGAATTGGACAATATCAACAGTCGACAAGGCTTCTAATAGTTACTAGTTGATTATTCCGGTTATAACCAAATCGCAATTCGtactttcaaaaataaaacgaAAATTACACAGAACAGTTGtttcttcaaatattttcatcaatttggaGTAGTCTGTCAAAATTTATCTCAATTATACAACTGATTTTCTGTCCCCACCCGAATATTCTGAAGGTCAGCATATAATTCTCCGTCTTTTATTTTCGAGTAAAAGATCAAACTTCAAAGAACCAAAGACTCCGCTCCAGGACAGATATCAGAACAAGATGGAAACTCTTTGGACAGAAAGCAGTCGAAAACGACATATCtattttcctacctcaagaaaGCTATCGTCAGATTTCAGCTACATTTCACGGCCTATATTTTTTCATAGGGCTTATGCAGTTATATATTTGTTAATTCATTTATTCTTACATAGTTTTCCATTGtcttatttgtctttttaggatGACAACTTGATAAAAAATCGAGATAACGTCGTCAAGGCAATTACAGCACTcgaaaaacaggaaaacattGTAATTCGTCTGAATAAAATTCTCACCAACGTGCTGTCAGTTGAAATGAACGATGAAGCTCTATTAGTGGTGAGTTACGTCATGGATGGATCCGCGACGGGTTTCATGAAAGACACGTGTTTCACTAAACGtactatgcgcctcgaaagtgaaagactttaactttgctcaaactttcctatacGAAACTTTCAACGCATCATTCTcctatcaaatcaagaataaaaatcaggggtcatcgtgcatagtttggtactagagaaagaaattacgtACTATTTACGCGGTAtttgcaaattcaaaatggccgccattcctgtgttaactctatggggaaaaataaaattttctattttcggaAAACAATGACGATGAAATTGTTTTCACACcaacagcttcaaaatgagactAGAATAGTATTTGACAGAAAAACGAGATCCCGAATATATGTCCCCAAGGCGTATTCTGACtttacaaaatcaaacttgaacaaaataatttagaTATTATCAAGTGTGATATCTATAGTTCCTAAGAAATAAGAAGTTACAGATTCCTCTTGAGCCTTTTATGAATCGTGCCCTCAGATAAATATTATCATCGTCTAAAAATCACACTAGTATCTGTGATTTGAGATCGTTCACATTATATTGCTGGTGACTTCAAATcatattattgtattttgtcTCTCTAAGAATTACCTCTCGTTGACAATAATGTCTCTCTGTATTTACttacttatttgtttattttgtttgttcattcATTTCCTCTTTACTATCCTACTAACTTATCTTCATATCTGTTCGTCTGTCTATTTGTTTCTCAACATGACAGGTGTTAGCACTTGATGGCGTTTCCTACGTTGAAGAAGATTCCCTATACTCGGTATCTGCTGTTGCATCATGGGGACTTGATCGAATCGATCAAAGGGATTTACCTTTAGACAATAATTATAACCCTACAGGTAATGAACCTACATGCAACCATGTCATTATCAAAAAGACAGTTTCTCTTGATTGACCTAACTGTCCAGTCTTTACGGCGCTGAAACAGTgttagagaggtttagttacatgTAATAATCAACATGTATGACGGTATCTGCTGTAAGGTTCAGTTTTGCGTTCCTGATTATTTTGCTGTCTTTTTATCGAAGACATACGAAATTCGTGTAAGTTTTACGTACAATTAATTTCTTAAAATGATGACTATTATTAAACCTGATACCCTCCttaaataaaatcggtcaatTTTATCTGACACAGTGATAATGAAGTTTCAAGAAATCTATGTCACTATTTCTTGTGTCCGTAATATGCACTTTCTGCTTTCGGTCTCCAAATCGTACAGGAATACCTGTCAATTTTGTCGCAACCTCTATGCTTGTAATGTTCAATATTGTAGTTTACACTGTGGTCTAGGTATCAGTCCATAGTGTACACTGCGGATGGATATTGCGAGGCGATGTtttatatttcaacatactttacgGAGAAGAATATTTGAAATAGCTTTCcgacaaaaatgtgaaaatatctcCAAAAGTTGAAtcaatatgttttaatttttcgtGGTTTTGCCATTATAGGATTAGTATATTTTCAGCGGATTGAGTAGTAGAttatcagaaataaaagttcGCTCAATATGTAGTTATAGATGAAGAACCCGATTAATATGACATTTCAGGGATTTACGTCAagtttgcaacttttctattttAGGTGACGGGACTGGCGTAAATATTTACATCGTCGATACAGGCGTGAAATACACTCACGACGAGTTCGGAGGGCGCGCTTACTATTTTCACGACTCTCTCCATGGTAACGTAAGTGTTTGACAAACATCGCTATCAATGGTATATGTTTCAGTGTTAATACTGCCATTCAGTTATCGCCATAGTGACAAAAAGAACATTATTTTAAAGTCCTGTCCCTCATATTCCTTCCGTCAATGGAAATCGATCTTAATACAGTGGTTTTTCTAGGGGCGGATGTTGAGGATACAGTATCAATCTGTTTTAACAATTTCAGTCagttattgttttgtttgttcaaGTTAGCATGGATTTTACGGCAGACTTAGACCATCGACGACCTCTTGTGCCCTGTTTAATAGGTATTATTTCACTAATTTAGCTCCAAGTTCAGGGTATCTCGACCATGAAACTTATCACTTCAATCTAAGTGGCATGCGTAAAACACCGTACTCGCTCACACTGACTGTTCTCCGCCATCATCAGTGCAGATGTTTGCTTGTTCCAAACTCCCTTTCCCTGCCCTCAGGTTATCCCgtcttctctctctgtcttttaGGGAATAGATTGCAACGGGCATGGAAGCCACTGCGCTGGTGTGGCTGCAAGTCTTACATACGGTGTGGCTAACGGTGCGACCGTTTGGGGGTTGCGTGTATTGAGCTGTCTTGGACTCGGCACCAACATTGACATTATCGAAGGTAAAAACGGCAATCAACGTTATGAACCATAATGTTTAATAATCCATCGAATATCACtatttttaatgttgacatTCCCTGAACATCTTCAGATATTGAATTTCCATTCGTATCCATGCGCTCATATCAAACACTGACTAATAATGTAGGGTTGTAATCATATCTCAGTTGAATCATCAATAAGATTTCCTATCGCTCTGGTAAAAATTAGACTATTTATACCCGGTTCGAAATGTATGTCGGTCGACCGATCTTTCATGCACTATAGATATGGTGCGGAATATTAATTTAAATGGTACTTAGTGCACGTATGAATTTTAAACTGAAAGTTTGCCTAAACATCAAGGGCGTTACAATCACATTAACAAGTACAATCTTTCTAGAATCACAGTTACTGTGAGTCCCATTATGATCTTTTGTGTGCGTGGCTATGATACTTCACCTTCCTAACAGACACCCTCTATTGTACGTACAGGTATGGAAATTATTCGCTACCAAGGGTTCCAACCTGGCGTTGTGCTGGCCGCGTTGAGTGGAGGCGCATCATATTCTCTTGACAACGAAATTAGGCTGCTCAAGGTCTATGGGTACACTGTCGTTGTGCCAGCCGGTAACGATGGCGACGACGCTTGCTACTACTCACCTGCcagatctgcaaatgtaagaaTTGGGGGTTTTCTTTTacttgatttggaatttcatttatttgagGGTCTACAGTATGCAAACTATTTTTGATGAGGTTACCAGGGTACGATTTTTTTCACGCCGACTTCCaggtaattatttttattaacattACCTCTCAGCAAATTGATGAATTCGACTGTGGAGGCAAATGAGAGAccatgaactttcaaagaagaaCAAAGGACTTATATCACGTAAATAGTCAATGAAAGTTTGCCATGGATTGTGGCTTTAATTAATCACTTTTATGGTAAATCACTGCACTTACCAGCTCAGATAATGTTTTGGGACGTGATGAACTGATATACATCAACCTTTCCAGCCTAGCTCAGAAAGGTTTTGAGGTCAATTGGTGTCACTCTGGTCCCATCTCTTCTGTATCTGTTGATTGGTCTAGAAGCAATGACGGCGGCGGGCAAAAAACAGCTTAAAGACGCAATATTCTTGTCCACTAACGCGCCTCACTTTTGACAGGAATTTTGTTACGAACTAGATGAGCTTGCTTAAGTAGCTGTAAAAACTTACTTACTTTTTGTAAACCCCTACTCTAATTTTGAATACTCAGTAAGTTTCTAAGTTTGGTCACTGCCTTCATCCTCTGGATAGTAAGTTGTAGGATCGTCGATATATCAAGGTAAAAAGTGtacatgaaaactatatatatagGATTTATCCGCAGTTGTGAGCTTGCAATACAACTGTTAGCCTCCCTAAAAagtgtattcattttacatacaGTTGTATCATAGTTAAAAGTTCGTGTGAGTTTGCTCTTTCCCTCAACCACTCTGTCGTTGCCTTTCCCCCAGGCCATAACAGTCGGTTCTTCAGACTTGTCTGACGTCATGTCAACGTTTTCTAACTACGGTGCGTGTGTAGCTATGTTCGCACCTGGTGAGGATATCACAAGTACTTGGTATGACAGTAACACTGCCACCAACGTTGAGAGTGGAACTTCAATGGCAGCGGCGCACGTCGCAGGTTTGTGCCCGTGTTTTACTTGTACCATAATTGCTTTCAATCCTAGAGTATAATGCTGATGATAAAGTGGTCCTATCTCCCATATACCAGGATTCCCTCCATTGATCAGGTCACAAAGGCACCTTACTCATCCAATGAAGCCGATGTTTATATTGATTTCCTTGTTTCCCATTGCCCCTAGCGGACACTGTTTTACTCGGCAAATAAAGGGGCTACAGTACACTCTTTTTGTTACGAGTTGTTCCTAACCAGCTGTAAAGGAACTAAAACCTTACAAACTAAACATACAATCCGAACTAAATTCACAAGTATTTTCTGTTATTCTACATTTGTCTCAGCGCGCTGTCGAAACAGCGAGCAAATAGGCCCCAACGATGAAAGCATCCATGAATTCATCATCGCCGACATTCACCTCTCATATTTACATGTTATGATTCTGTCACCCAGGTGCCGCAGCGTTGTTGCTAGCCATCGATTCTCAACTGTCACCTGACAAGGTTGAAGCCCAGCTAATGATAGATGCATCTGTTGACAAATTAACTTCAGTCAACACTTCACCAAACCGTCTCCTCTACGTTGCTTAGATGTAAGTTGGTACTAACCTTAGATTTAGAGAGGGAGTTTAAAATCGCTGGTCTACAGAACGActcaatcagaaataattttaaTACGACACTTTAAAAGGACGGAATAAGTTTTGACTGAGAATGTCAAAAAAGCACAAAAACTATGAAGCTGAACCATCGATATTATTACTACCTATCTTTTTATGCCAAGACGTGACTGTATGTCACTGGGCGGGTCATTCAACTGTAGTTTTCGGCCTAAGGATGTTCCCGTGGCAACATTACATCGGAAACGAGAACGGTGCGGGAtagtagctgtaattttgatggttgtttcactatttttgtcttgTATGTCACTTGCAAGTTCTTGTGCTACTCCCAAAGCATATGAAACACATTTACTATTAGCTTGCCAACACACCATCCTTTACTTCTGtactgcactgttattgtttacatttgaatcctggtccggaccagaattctcTTGTCATCAAAATCAACGTAGTCTGCACATGTGCAGGTTGAGTTGACACGCTGAATATAGTGTCTTTGAAcatactttggggagtagaacaagaaactgtagttgacacgaaaaacaaaacaaaaaaacaacagaaaaacaaacaaaaaaaacccaaaaaactaAAAACGGTGAAACAATGATCAAGGGTTACAGATAGTGGACGGTCCTTTAAATGAACTGATTGAACGAGCTCTTCTGTACAGTCGTTCTACTTTGTGAATAATGGTAAGATTGTCATTATTCTAATTCAAAGCGACTTCCGCAATTATTCGAGTCGGTGTTCACATGTGTAACAGCATAATATTATTAATCCTTTTGTTCTCTGTAGACTCATGCATACGTCGCATACAGAAGACATTTTTGCACTGGCGGTCGAAAAGTCCGAAATGCTCTGATGTCTGCAAAATCTTAAACATTGGTAAAAGCATGTTTTGACATTGCTGTTACTTCGTTGAGctatgaatatttgaagtgtTCTCTAATAACATAAAAGCGAATAAAAACCATTGACTATAAAAAGTGACTACGCTTCTCCTGACTATTAACATATGGTATGAGTTGTGTACAATAATTGTTTTATCGTGGTTTTTAGATGCATGTCACTTTTTAGCGACATCCTTGAAGCCCctatagctgtaactcttgaattTGTTTGACCTGAAAagggctttctattttctcttgttttttttcagttctACAAATTTAACCGAAAAGTTGGAcaagtaaattaaattttaacgtttattttgatttcccgccacttttaaatattacaaagaaaacaaagcaaatgATGTCGCAGTGGAAAATATTCAGAACTATGCATTATACGTGACTagtctgttgtttctgtgaagattccaatgcatacgTGCATGACGTatagtgtttttgctttatttgcaggAGGGCGCCAGTTTATGTTTCGGCAAACGTTTAtgatttatcttgctcaaaagtGCACATCCAGTCCCAGTGAATAGTTTGTTATACTTGTATAAGCACCCCTCAATGAGAACATTCCCATGAATCTGTTTTAGTtcggaagtaaaatcacaatttactCGTCCAACTTTTCAGTTGTAGAAGCACAGGGAGCCCTTCTTCCTTGTTTATGTTTgcctgtctgtgtttgtttgtgtgtaggCCTAAGTGTTTgtgtctgtttatttatttttaataaaataacagtgaaaagctgttttgtctatatttgtcaatatagagcagtttatttatttatttgtttatttgtttattttattacccatggttagggttagggttaggcttaagttagggttagggttagggttagggttaggcttaaagaggcactcccacttggtaacatttttaaaacacatgtttttaatgccaacggtcgaaaTTTGaggtggcgactgcgcgcggatcgcgagatatcgataaaaacatgtcatttcccgagcgtatttttcacatcccgaagttttacgatcgtttctgattatgacccgaaatccccgaaggtttgttgttgtgctgattgacgatattctagggagtccataataagttcgaacgacgcaattttacctcccactgcgaagactttaggcctatatacagcattatgccttcactTGAGGTaagcttttttaaaacttctccttagtttttgtcgttttcattattctcaatcagttctattatatttttaaccaataccacatagatatcagtttttacgtgtaaaatattagccgcctctgatgactacattttgtcgtctgccacacagttgcgcgtggttcgatacaaagcggccgccgcgtggtatgcgtgcataacacgcggcggccgctatgtatcaaccgcacgtatctgtgctagtcacctatgcgaattctggtggaatcagcaaactttgttttccgttttttctcctagtcagtaagactcagctttcccccacggggcatgaccgatcaccgacgcgggtggtactgtggcgtacagcagcgttagcgtagactcgtactccatagcttagttgacaatgaccccagtgccgaacgttcgatgttcggaagctgaatttaggtgggccaccggaattcaaacttttacttttttgaggacatgtttttatcgatatctcgcgatccgcgcgcagtcgccacgtcaaatatcgaccgttggcattaaaaaaatgtgttttaaaaatgttacaaagtgggagtgccactttaagttagggttagggttagtcaCTCCctctaccctaaccctaacttaagcctaaccctaaccctaaccatcggaaatacatataaacaaacaaatatagtCACTTCctctaccctaaccctaacttaagcctaaccctaagcctaaccatcggaaatacatataaacaaacaaataaataaatgaataaataaataaataaataaattaactgctctttattgacacatataaacaaaacagcttttcgctgttattttattacaaataaataaataaacaaacacaaacacacacaaaaaaaaacacagacagacacacataaacAAGGAAGATGAGCTCCCTTTAGTagaagactatatcctttaaaaaaccagagaaaatagaaagcctttttcaggtcaaaaaatttcaagagttacagctacaggggctttaagcTGTTTGGTGTAATAATACGAACATATTTTATATGCGCAGCCATATCAACCACTGATGTCAAATTGTCTAAAGTTTAAAACTATTACCTTATACTTGCGAAAGACACGTTTGTGCTCACAACAGTTCCATTGGAATGCGCT belongs to Ptychodera flava strain L36383 chromosome 17, AS_Pfla_20210202, whole genome shotgun sequence and includes:
- the LOC139116540 gene encoding aqualysin-1-like gives rise to the protein MNDEALLVVLALDGVSYVEEDSLYSVSAVASWGLDRIDQRDLPLDNNYNPTGDGTGVNIYIVDTGVKYTHDEFGGRAYYFHDSLHGNGIDCNGHGSHCAGVAASLTYGVANGATVWGLRVLSCLGLGTNIDIIEGMEIIRYQGFQPGVVLAALSGGASYSLDNEIRLLKVYGYTVVVPAGNDGDDACYYSPARSANAITVGSSDLSDVMSTFSNYGACVAMFAPGEDITSTWYDSNTATNVESGTSMAAAHVAGAAALLLAIDSQLSPDKVEAQLMIDASVDKLTSVNTSPNRLLYVA